The sequence GAGGTGGGGAGGTGGGAATTAAAGGGTCAGTCTTTAAGCCTCAAGCGCCAGCCTTTGAACTGGAAGCTTCCCATCACCCCATCCCCCCATCTCCCCATCTCCCCATCCCTCATCCCCTATCTCATATTCTGCTTTTTCTCGGCTTTTGGATCACGATTAGCAACTGCTGCGAGTTCCGCATCCATTAAGGTTTTACCTGTGGCGGCGAGATAAACGTCGTCCAGGCTGGGGCGGGATTGAGCGATACTAAAAATGGGCAAGCCTGCAGCATTGAGTTTTTGCTGGATAGTAATCAGCGCATCGTTTTGTGGTGTCACCACTAAGTTGAGAGAATTTCCTTGGGCGGTGTTGACGATCGCTTCTTGCACAAATGGCAGATCTTGCAGAAGATTTTTGGCAATTTCGACTTCTTCTAGGGGGGAAAATTCTCGAATGCGTAATGTGATGCGATCGCCCCCTACTTGATCTTTTAACTGCGAAGGTGTACCGTTGGCTATCACGATTCCCCGATCAATTATCGCCACGCGATCGCTCAGTGCGTCAATCTCTTCTAAATAATGGCTGGTAATTACTACCGTAGTTCCAGACGCGCGCAATTTCCGCAAGAATTCCCAGACCACAAAACGGCTTTCAATGTCAAGTCCCACCGTCGGCTCGTCCAGTACCAGCACATCCGGCGCATGAAGTAATCCAGCCGCCAAGTCTAGGCGTTTACGTAAACCCCCGGAGTAGGTTCCTGTTTTTTTGTTAGCGTATTCTTGCAAGCCGAGTAAATCTAGCACTGTGTCAATCCGCTGTTTCCCAGTAGCGTTGGGGAGATGATAAAGCGCCGCTTGCAATTGCAGCAATTCTCTTCCCGTCAGGACTTTATCTAAAGCGACTTCCTGGGCTACATAACCTAGGCGTTGTCTGGCGATTCTGGGATGATCTAACACGGAGATACCAGATACTTCGATTTTGCCAGCATCTGGTGTGGTGAGTGTACACAAGGCTCGTAAGGTCGTAGTCTTACCAGCACCGTTGGGGCCAAGTAAGCCAAAGATTTCTCCAGGTTCGACTTGGAAAGAGACATCTTTGACGGCTTCAACGCTACCGTAGGACTTTCGCAAATTTTGAATTAAAACGGCGGGAGCCATGACAGCTAATCCCTAACTATACAAATCTCAACAATATCCATCTTTATCTTAGCGGTGATGTTCGCTTCTGAAAGATTAAGGTATGGGGAGGTGGGGAGTGTGGGGAGGTGGGGTGATGGGGTGATGGGGTGATGGGGTGATGGGGTGATGGGGATTAAGCGTCAGGCTCAAAGGCTCGCGCTTGAGGTTCAAAGGCTCGCGCTTGAGGTTCAAAGGCTGACGCTTGAGGTTCAAAGGCTGACGCTTGAGGTTCAAAGGCTGACGCTTGAGGTTCAAAGGCTGACGCTTGAGGTTCAAAGGCTGACGCTTGAGGTTCAAAGGCTGACGCTTGAGGTTCAAAGGCTGACGCTTGAGGTTCAAAGGCTGACGCTTGAGGTTCAAAGGCTGACGCTTGAGGTTCCATACCCCATCACTCCCCACACCTCCCACACTCCCCACACCTCCCACACCCCCCACACCCCCCACACTCCCCACACTTCCCACACCCCCCACACTCCCCACACCTCCCACACCTCCCACACCTCCCACACTCCCCACACTCCCCACCTCCCCACCGTCGTTCACACCTCAGCAGTTGGCTTTTGGGACTCTAGCCACTGCTTGTAGGCTTCCTCATCCCCTCCAAACGAATCAACGGAAACTTGACGCTCTGGCATCGGCTTGAGGGGGGCGTTGATGGGATTATACTTGCAGTAGCAAATTACGACCATATCGTATTTTCCCATCGACACATCAGGTGTATAGGTTTCCACCCGTGTAACTTCCCAATCCCCTTTTCGATAGTGGGTGCTGTGTGCGTGTTGTTTGGGATCGTGAAGTGCTTCAACGCGAATAAACTCAGTCGGGCGATACCCTGGTTCAGGAATTTGTTTATCAGAGGAATCCCAGTGTTCAGTGAGAATCCGAGTAAGTGCTTGGGTGTGCTGTAACTTTCGGTTCTCCCATCCTTCTGCACTGGGTTCAGCCTGAAAAATAATGTACTTATGCATTAATCTAACTCCTGTTCATTTTCGTTATAAGACTTGGGAAACTCGGTTTTGCCTGCAAATACGCAATCAGCCTTGAAGATAGGCTCGTCGGGTGTCTTTTCAACTTCGATCAATTCCCAACCGTATTTGCGTGACATCTCCTCGCACTTACCTTCATCGGTAGCTGCGTGACGTGATTTGTTTTCTTCTTCGTCGTATCTAGGTTTTGGCATACTTAAATAGCTCCTAGTTCGGGTACTCGGACTTGGGAGAAGTCGTCTCGGTTGAGTGTGGCTGCACTCACCGGGGCGCATTCGATATTTATCTCAGACAGATGCTAGGCTGTATAATAGTTCAAGTGTTCTAACCTGCACAAGAGACACTCTAATTTCGCCACAAAGCAATACCACCTAATAGGCCTGTGATGTTGGGGATGAGTTTGACGTTGAGAGGGAGATGGATGTTAACTCTGACGGCTTCCCCACCGCCTATGTAGAGACAATCATAATTGAAGAGGTGTTGCAAAGAAGCGATCGCTTTTTCTAATCGCTTATTCCATCTTTTCTCGCCGATTTTTTCTAGCGTCGCTCGCCCTAGCTGTTGCTCGTAGGTTTCTCCTTTGCGAAACTGATGATGTCCCATTTCCATGTTGGGTACTAGTTTCCCGTCTACAAATAATGCGGAACCGAATCCAGTACCTAGGGTGATTACCAGTTCTACACCTTTGCCGGCGATCGCTCCCAACCCTTGCATATCTGCATCATTAATTACCCGCACTGGCTTGTTTAATTGCCTTGAAAGTACTGCGGCTAGGTCAAAACCAATCCAATCTCTGTGTAAATTGGCTGCTGTTTCTGTGACACCGCTGCGGACTACACCGGGAAATCCTACGGAGGCGCGATGAAACTCTCCCTGTGCTGCGGCTAAAACTGCGATCGCATTAATCACCATTTCTGGTGTCGCAGGTTGGGGTGTATCTAAACGCCCTCTTTCTGTTAAGGGAGTCCCCGTAACATCCAATACTATAGCCTTAACGCCGCTACCACCAATATCTACTGATAGGGTGCGAATCGATCCATTTTCTTCAACCATGAGGTTATCATCTGCTCAATGCTCGCTATTTGGTTATTATGCGCTGCTAAATCTTAGTGCTCCCCAGATGTTTGCAGATTTTTAACAAGCTGAGGAAATTTTTTTCAGCATGATCAGGAGTGTGGTATTCGTCAGCATATCTGTGAAATTTTGTTGAGATTTAGTTTGTCCCAGTAAATAACTGGAGCAGTATCCAAAAAAACCTTCTTTATCCCTTGGAACGCAACATCAATCTTCATGCTGGTTAACTGAACATACTTTCCCGTTCGTCCCACTCAGAACGCAGTTGCTCAACCCACTCTTGAGCATCCATTCCAGACAATAAATTGGGGGCTATTCCATAAAAATCGGTCACTTGACGCTTTGGTTTGGCTTGAGTTTCCGACTGTGTAGATACTTGCTCTGTTAATTGCCGAATTAATTCTAGCTGTTCCTCTGTTGATAACCCTTGGGCTTGCTTTAATATTGCTTCTAATTGGGAACTCATCAGCATTTACCCATGATAAATAGGATGAATATCAATATTTTACTTAGGAAAGAAAGCAGTTTCCTGCCACTTTCTAGGAAATGTCAGTCTATTGTGAAGCTATACTTAGTATTTTTCTTGCCAGAGTATAAAGATTTTACAGTTTTGCACGTAAAGATACTGTAAATATTGACAATTAAAAAAAGCAAACATATTTTCAAGGTTTATATTCAGCAATAAGCACTTAAGAAAAAATACTTATTTTTTCTTGAAGGGATTTGTATCTCCACTTACAACTAATCAATCCATGAAATTCAACGCAAAAATCGCTGTTGCTCTATTTGCAATCTCTGCTGGTATCTTTGGTGTTTCTTCTCAAGCATCTGCTGGTGAAGGTGCTGCTGCTGGTTCTGCTGCTTTCTCTGTAGACAGCAATGGCAAGATTACGGGCGCTGCAGTATCTGCTGCTGTAGGTAAAAATAATGCCGCAGCAACAGCTACTAACGTTTCTGTTGGCGCAGGTATTTTGGGGATCAACGTAGGTTTTACAAGCAACACAGCAACCGCAGTTGGCAGTGCTGGAGCCTTAACTGTTACAGCTAAGAATAGTGATGAACTAGGCAATATTAATATTAGTGGAGTTGTAGGTGAGATTAAAGCTGATGGTGATACACAACCAAGTACAACACAAAATAACAGTTTAAATGCAAAACCAAACTTAAACTATGGCGATACCAACTTGGTTAAACTTGGTCAATAGTTAATCGCTCGCTATCATCCCCAAAACAATCACAATTTACGCGTGATCAACAATTAGGGGGGTAATGAATACATCTACTACGCTTACTAGAGTTCAGGGTGAAAATATATTAGATGCTTCACCCTAACTAGTTCAATGTTGTTTAAATAGAGACGCGAACGTTCGTGTCTCTATTTCAAGACTATGGCATCATTAAACATAGTGTGTCATTTATCTAATGCTTTTTTTTGAATTCTCACAACTTAATACTTTATATTTAGATAATTTTGAATTTAACAATCAACTAGAGTATGTTGCAAGTCCCAAAACCAAATCTTTATTTGTAGCTGATTCATTTCCACTAATTCATGTAAAAGATTTAAAAAATATAACAAAATATACGCCTTTACATATACCCAATATCATTGTTGAGCCAAAATTCACTAGGGTAGCAGATTTAGAAACTAAACTAACTGATGTTCAAAGTTGTTCACCAGACCTGATTAGGAAACCAGAATTTACTAGAGTTGCAGATTTAGAAGCAAAAATAAACAATCTGTCTTGTGATTTAAATGAAAAAAATTATTCTTCTATTGCACAGAATAATCAACAGATTCCCAAAACAAAGCCAGAGAATACAGAGTATATTACTGCTCCTCGGATAATCCCTAAAAACAAACTTAATACCTTCTTAACTACAATACCAATCAACGGTAGAAATATTAATCATTTAACGAATAGGGATGTTATTCTAACTAATAGTTTTGGTGATGCTCAGAATAGAGTTTTTGATGTTAATGCTATCTTTAGATTAAGTGATCAGGTAGAAGAGAGTTTAACTAAAAAGAATATTTTCACGCTGCGACAAATAGGTAGCTATATACAACTACAAACTGTAAATACGAAAAAGAAAATTACAGTTAATATTCAAGAACCAAGAACTTTATTAGGTACACAAATCCAATTAAGTTTAGTTGGGTCTTGTATATTTCCTGGTACTAATCCAGATAAGCAATGTACATTTACGCCTGGAGTTGTTACCAATCGTAATGCAATTGATCAAGATACTTTACTACCTAAAGAAATTTTTCAACCTTCTCAATTAGCAAATATAGTTACACCTGAATCTTTAGCAGCTATTAAAGAGCCAGGTTTTCAACAAGGAGCTAATGGTCAAGAAGTTGGTATAAATTTATTTTTCCCCAATTCTGGTTATACATTTGGTAATTTGCAAGCAGATAAGGTTTCTATTAGAAGAACTGAAAATTTAGAAAATACACCTGTGGGGATTTACTCTACGGTTAACCAAGTTATTAAAGCCAATGATCAAGAAGCTGTTATCGGTCGTACAGTCCGCAGTTTAACGGTAATGGCTAATGATGATAATAGGTTATTAAACTCTGCTGCACAATTAGCTAGTTTATTTCTACCAGATGCTAATCCAAAGTTGGCTGATAGCTCAAAACCTGTAAATCAAAACATCAACAAAAACCTGATTTTTGCTGCAAATAATGTCTGGACGCCACCCAATAGTTTGATGTTTTATCATGCTGGTATTGGCAGAGCAAAAACTCCCCCACCTCAAGAAAATACGCCTGCTTCTACTTTTAATAGTATCTGGATTGGAACTTCACCAATATCTAAATATAGTAGATACAGTAAGTCTTATTATCAAATCTTGTCTCCTCAAAGGATAGTAAGTGCATCTGGTGCAGAAGGCGGGGCTAATTCTAATGTGAGTTTGTTATCATTAGTCAATAATCAAAGTTTTTCCACAGCAACTTTAAAAGATTATTACGCTCAAATATATCTGACAATCTCTAATCAAGATGTGAATTATATTACGTATAGTACACTGACTGAAGATAAAAAATATTATCCACATATTAGCTTTAGTGGCAATATTACCAGTAACGAAAATATCTGGCGTTACTACGCTGGCATTATCGGCGATGATAATTTAAAAGCTTATATTGGCACTGATTTTACAAGAAACACATTGGATGGATGGACTTTTTTTACTGGTGCGATCGCTTACGCAAATCCTGACAATGAATACTATAGTCAAGTACAAGGTGGCATTAGCAAAAACCTGAAATTAAATTCCCATACTAATCTGTTCTTATCCGCATCTGTTAATTATGCTTTAGACGGCGAAACTCCCGTTGATGATATTGTGATTAATTCAATTAAAAATTCACTTAATCTTAGTGCTAGAGCGAATATTGGGAATATTTCACTAGGTTTAACAAATAGTTTTGGTAATATATTGCCTAATTCTTCTCAAAACAGTTTGACAACAGATTTAACAATTACGTTCAATCAAAATTTTCAAATTTCGGGATACTATACACCTATTAATGAAAATTTTACACGCTCTCGATATGGCGCTAGTGCTTTGTTAAAATTTGGGGATAATAATAAATTTTCAATACTCAGTTTTTCCTGGACTAATAATGAATATATTTTTGGAAAAGACGCTGATGGTAATCAACTCAGTGACACCAATAATACATTTTTTATTCTATTAAGAAGTAACTTATAGCAATCCGATTTGATTTGGAGAAAAAACCTCAGTATATGTATGAGAGCAAGTGGCGTGGAAACCCCCTCCGGGTGACGCTACGCACAGTCGCTCTAAGCGTACTCCTACGGAGAAGCAAGCCACGTGTAGCGTCTCGTAGAGAAGCTTTACGCTGCGCTAATACCATTTCACTTTAATAATGATACAAACACGTTGGTAGGGAACAGTGCCCATTGGTGTCAACTTAAGCCACAGATGGCTGATTGCAGGGCTTACCTACCCGCCAGGGAATGAATTCCCTCTCTTATAGCTGAAGTCTACTAAAGTAGACTAGGAATTTGTGAGAATTTTCAGTCATCTTGAGATGACTTAAGCTATGAGACTCAGAATTCATTGTGAGGCGGGACAAGGCTTTCACGTTAAGTTGACACGTATGGGCAGTGCCGTGCCCCTACGAGAAATCTATCTGTATCAACTTTTTCGTGAATTGGTATAACGCCAGTCGCCTACGGTGAGAAAACGCCTCATGCGCGCTGGGCTGGATTCACCGCAACGCAGTTGCTCAACCCACTCTTGAGCATCCATTCCAGACAAGAAATTGGCGACGCGACTACAACCACTAGAGAAAAAGGCGATCGCATTCTTGAGTCTGTCTCTAACGGCTGGGTAGAAGTTATCAAAGAAATTTATGCCTTTCGACAACCCCAGCCTAGTTAATATTTGCAGAAATTTCTACCGACAGCACTATCTAGATTTGCTAGTCTAGGGATAATGGCAGGATAGCTGTTGGTGATGTAGCTGTTTAACGGCTATCAGGCGAAAAATTAGTATTAAAAGTAGTATAACTGCAAAAACTATGACGGCATCAGAACCCCAAATCGTCCGTTCTTATAGCCAAGAAGACATACAGCAAATTCTCCAGTTGGCGATCGCCCGTCAAGCTGACGATCCAGACAAGGAATTTTCTTACCAGGAATTGTTAGAAATCGCTGCTGAATTAGAAATATCTGTAGAGACTCTCAGACTAGCAGAAAATGACTGGCTAGTGCAACAAAGTGATGTACAACAGCGGCGAGTTTTTGATACTTACCGCCGGGGAAAATTTAAGAAGCGGGCTGGCAACTATGCTATCATCAACGGCTTTTTAATACTAGTCGATCTCATGGCTGGTGGCGGTCTGGCTTGGTCACTTTACACTTTACTCTTTTCTGGGTCAGCTGTCGGGCTTGATGCTTGGAATACTTTTCAATCTAAAGGCGAAGATTATGAAACAGCTTACCAAAAGTGGCGCCGCAAGCATCAAATTAAAAAAACCATTAACTCAGTGGTGAGTAAATGGTTTAAAGCTTTGCAAATCTAAAGGTCGCGGTTTGTCAGCTCCCAAGCCATAACAATTGAGGTGTTGTTGATTGCTTGTATGAAAAATCTTGTAGAAACGTAAATTTTTACGTCTCTACATTTAAATTCTGCAAAGCCACAATTTAACTATTAAATGCACCCTTAAGGAATTAAAGATAATAGTTCCAACTGTTTTGTTTATGTATTTTGCAAGTAGTTTTGCACAATTTGCAAAATGCGCTCTGCAGCTTGACCATCACCAAAAGGATTAATGGCGTTAGCCATTGCTGCGTAAGCATCGGGATTACTCAATAACTCAGATGCAGCCGTTGTGATACTTTCGGTAGCAGTACCGACCAGTTTAGCAGTACCTGCACTCACCGCTTCTGGTCTTTCTGTGGTTTCACGCAGCACTAATACTGGTTTTCCTAAGCTGGGCGCTTCTTCTTGTAATCCGCCAGAATCAGTTAGTAAGAAATAAGAGCGAGCGATCGCTCCCACCAACTCAGCATAATCTAGAGGTTCTGTCAAGAAAATTCGCGGATGATTACCCAACAAAGCTTGTAGAGGTTCCCTCACCGTTGGATTGCGGTGTAATGGTAGCAGTAAAGCTGTATCCGGAAACTTGTCTAAGATTTGTAAAAACCCTTGAGCAATTCCCTGTAGCGGTTCTCCCCAATTTTCTCGACGGTGGACTGTCGCCAATAAAGGACGATATAAATTCCAGTCCAAGCCAGGAACTTTGCAGACTGGTTGGGTAGCAGCCACATTCAACAATGCATCAATAACTGTGTTACCAGTCAAATGAATCTCGCCTAAAACACCAGAACGCTGTAAATTTTCCACAGCCAAGGGCGTTGGTGCAAAGTGCAACTGGGTAATTTGTGAAATTAACCGCCGACTAGCTTCCTCTGGGTAAGGATTAAATATGTCATCAGTTCTTAAGCCAGCTTCCACATGACCGACGGAAATTTTTTGGTAAAAAGCAGCCAAAGCCGCCGCAAAAGCTGTAGTCGTATCACCTTGGACAATTACCAAATCCGGCCTGTTTTCTCGAAATAAAGCCTCCAAGCCCCGCAAACTGCGACAAGTAATATCGCTGAGTGTTTGTTGCGGCTGCATAATTTCCAGATTTCCATCAGCTTGGAGATGAAATAGCTGCATAACTTGATCCACCATCTCACGATGCTGACCAGTCAAAATCACTTGCAACTCAAAATCTGGAGATTGCCGAAAAACCTGAATCACCGGCGCCAGTTTAATGGCTTCGGGGCGAGTACCCAAAATAACATAAACTCGTTTTTGATTAGTCATTGGCTAATAGTGAATAATTATTAGTCAATAGTCAATGGTCGATAGTTAAGGGTCAATAGTCAATAGTTTAGCGGTACTAAATTCAGTATCTTTACTGATTCTTTATGTGACAGTGTATGTTTAATGATCAATAACCATGAAAAAACCCGGCTTGACCGGGCAGATGCACTGTTTGTCGAATTTGGGGATGATGACTATGGTTTGAGGTCACAAGTTAAAGGGCAAGCGGCATAGACAGTAGTTTGCATTTGCTCTGCCTCTCCATGCAACCAACTTAACCATTTAATTTCGTTTGGATGTACACCTTTGAAGGTGAGTACACCAGCTGCAATGACGACTGCCATCACATTAAACATAATCAAACCGCCCGCTACCAGCAAAACAGCACTCACCGGCATGACTGACTGCAACACAATTGACAACAAACATCCCACCGTCGCCATCAAAACCACCAACGGGAAGCCGACAACCAGTAAGCATACTGCCAATGTAAACGTCCAGATCAAAAAGCTTTTGACCATCAATAAGGAGTAGGTCTTACCCAGATTAGAGCTATCAGCCGAAACCATGACTTTTCCTCCCAGATAAATAACAAAAAATTGACCTCAGTCTGATGTTGCTTTTGGCAACTAAGCTGAATCTTCTAGTGAAGTTCAGTATATAAAAACCATCTGAGAAGATGAGCATTTATTTACTAAACTTTACAGTTAGGTTTTAATAATTATGAATGTAAAGTTGGGTTTCCTTTTAGAGGAAAAACTAGTTTTCAGCATCTATCTGCAGGAATAGACTGTAAACGCCATACATCGTCTAGCTGCTTTGCCGCCCTCTCCAGCCCATTTTGCTTAACATTTCTTATAATAATTCCCCAGACTTCTCATAATTATCTAGCGGGCTTGAATGCATATTTTGGTATCGATGCTGTTATTCATTGTCAGTAGTTAGTGATGTTAGTTAAAAATTTTAGTTTTATAAATTACTTAGATAACCCAATATTAATACTGAGGTAAAAGCAGGTATGTAGTGTGTTAAACAAGTTTATGTAAGGTTTAAAACCTAGTATACAAATTTTAAATGCTGGAGGTTGAAGTTAAAAAATATACTTTTACTCAAAATAAACCAGCGCTAAACGTCCGGATACCGAGTACCTTACCTTGTTTGAGGCATTTTCAGACTGAGTTTAAATTTTGCCTACCAAATTTTAAAGATATATGACAGAAACACATCAACCCTTAAATTCCCATTTTGCTGCTACACGTAATGTGCCACCAATGCCGCCACCACCGCCAACGATTGTTACACAGCGACAAGCTACAGAAACGCTGGATCTGTCAGCAAATCAACATTCCCTTTACCCTCCGACTCAAACCGTATCACCACCGCCCTTAGCCCATCGTCCGGGGACGCCACCACCAATCCCGCAAACTGCAAGCGCGACCAGCAACAGTTCAAGATTGACTTTAGAGCGCCTCATTAAAGAGGCTTATGATCAAGGTTTTTCTGATATCCATCTGGGCGTAGGTGAAATACCTCGCTTCCGCAACCGGGGGGAAATCCAACCAACAGAATATCCGGAAACA is a genomic window of Fortiea contorta PCC 7126 containing:
- a CDS encoding 2TM domain-containing protein, with protein sequence MTASEPQIVRSYSQEDIQQILQLAIARQADDPDKEFSYQELLEIAAELEISVETLRLAENDWLVQQSDVQQRRVFDTYRRGKFKKRAGNYAIINGFLILVDLMAGGGLAWSLYTLLFSGSAVGLDAWNTFQSKGEDYETAYQKWRRKHQIKKTINSVVSKWFKALQI
- the wecB gene encoding non-hydrolyzing UDP-N-acetylglucosamine 2-epimerase; its protein translation is MTNQKRVYVILGTRPEAIKLAPVIQVFRQSPDFELQVILTGQHREMVDQVMQLFHLQADGNLEIMQPQQTLSDITCRSLRGLEALFRENRPDLVIVQGDTTTAFAAALAAFYQKISVGHVEAGLRTDDIFNPYPEEASRRLISQITQLHFAPTPLAVENLQRSGVLGEIHLTGNTVIDALLNVAATQPVCKVPGLDWNLYRPLLATVHRRENWGEPLQGIAQGFLQILDKFPDTALLLPLHRNPTVREPLQALLGNHPRIFLTEPLDYAELVGAIARSYFLLTDSGGLQEEAPSLGKPVLVLRETTERPEAVSAGTAKLVGTATESITTAASELLSNPDAYAAMANAINPFGDGQAAERILQIVQNYLQNT
- a CDS encoding ROK family protein, which codes for MVEENGSIRTLSVDIGGSGVKAIVLDVTGTPLTERGRLDTPQPATPEMVINAIAVLAAAQGEFHRASVGFPGVVRSGVTETAANLHRDWIGFDLAAVLSRQLNKPVRVINDADMQGLGAIAGKGVELVITLGTGFGSALFVDGKLVPNMEMGHHQFRKGETYEQQLGRATLEKIGEKRWNKRLEKAIASLQHLFNYDCLYIGGGEAVRVNIHLPLNVKLIPNITGLLGGIALWRN
- a CDS encoding ABC transporter ATP-binding protein — translated: MAPAVLIQNLRKSYGSVEAVKDVSFQVEPGEIFGLLGPNGAGKTTTLRALCTLTTPDAGKIEVSGISVLDHPRIARQRLGYVAQEVALDKVLTGRELLQLQAALYHLPNATGKQRIDTVLDLLGLQEYANKKTGTYSGGLRKRLDLAAGLLHAPDVLVLDEPTVGLDIESRFVVWEFLRKLRASGTTVVITSHYLEEIDALSDRVAIIDRGIVIANGTPSQLKDQVGGDRITLRIREFSPLEEVEIAKNLLQDLPFVQEAIVNTAQGNSLNLVVTPQNDALITIQQKLNAAGLPIFSIAQSRPSLDDVYLAATGKTLMDAELAAVANRDPKAEKKQNMR